The following coding sequences are from one Pocillopora verrucosa isolate sample1 chromosome 5, ASM3666991v2, whole genome shotgun sequence window:
- the LOC131772063 gene encoding uncharacterized protein isoform X1 — translation MFASCNSFYIHRSFSSPGCIFHSRNVEAGDMLLSTLKGILVFLPLIWQSLMFEGTTGVERGKIGINLVGNNDFQCKRVSFTNRFSDGSPVRIFVSINHGNESHVVHDPAFIWVEEVTTNEFKACLVKGGRGIESNSTTIDWFAFQGSQSGVHHGEASFSIFTTGTKCKQVAFAQAFSSLPKVHVTMKHGTPNQMQDAMNVWIEHVSTTRFEVCLQEWRKFDGPHSNLSVSWMAYQGDYPSSWQVKVSSEVMFSENDGLTFETNFALCKNVRFPSPYYAPPLVLATAFNCDSNNGDPVCTQETPLSVWLEEVMTFHFRVCIIDDTGYGGPRRNVTVNYLVIGDLHPCIDIECEKFGHCVAISPHEYTCQCNTSCPSYEEQVCASNGRTFSNLCLLNKEICDTDANFTIYHPGSCTGFPFQTGRHKFQNIPIWAEDQCETFNFQRFVFYPHSKIHVQLTVNHVNYSDASFVHEAVTAWVESVNTTQFTACVTRAGRNDYPADSFASVDWIAYQGAPTGGISGEELFPTWWTGAICQTVTIPSGTYSNPPTVFVTAKHHRKGLKHDAASVWLEDVSAASFKICLRELQNFAGVHEEISVDWLTFDRPPEPLITEHNDEYFPNNGPPPRSHNFAFCQDMEFTQNYTKPPIVLLTAKHSTRGQDSTAAECNGIESWVEFVTNTSFRMCVKELFIQRFDPLTVSYAVLPEDICQDDWTYYNGYCYREVLSCDSWENSQETCASLDANLPSIHSKEENVFVQSLHGSTQSWLGLSDNFTEGSFVWSDETPLDFHYWAEGQPNNLHNQDCVHTLGFLNEFTWNDVNCTDCHGFTCKKDYNECQYFADSCPAGATCVNSYGSFTCVCPTGYTFEEGDCLDVDECQSGLFSCHAQAQCVNTQGSYECRCLPGYAGDGTFACADVDECQSGSHSCHAQAKCLNIQGSYECRCLSGYLGDGRATCADINECQLGSYSCHSNARCINTQGSYDCECVRGYSGDGLHTCSDTNECITGSRSCASNANCVNTIGSYDCRCQPGFQGNGRYRCSDVDECETESYPCHSNAKCFNTIGSYYCRCFAGYRGNGWHYCNAGEGAVRLVGGGRRYGRVEVYQSGRWNTVCNNTWDINDARVVCRQLGFTGALRTVSGAAYGEGSGAIWMVYVMCSGREEMLSDCPFLHLGPHGCSHSDDAGVACHM, via the exons ATGTTTGCATCATGCAACAGTTTTTACATTCATCGATCTTTCAGCTCTCCTGGGTGTATTTTCCATTCTCGTAACGTTGAGGCTGGAGATATGCTACTCTCAACGTTAAAAGGCATTTTGGTTTTCCTCCCTTTGATATGGCAGTCTCTTATGTTTGAAGGCACTACAG GAGTTGAAAGAGGCAAAATTGGCATAAATCTCGTGGGAAATAATGATTTCCAGTGCAAGCGTGTCTCATTCACCAACAGATTCTCCGATGGATCGCCCGTTCGTATATTTGTTTCGATTAACCACGGAAACGAGTCCCACGTTGTCCATGATCCAGCGTTTATTTGGGTGGAGGAAGTCACGACAAATGAATTCAAAGCTTGCCTCGTAAAAGGTGGCCGAGGCATCGAGAGCAACTCCACTACCATCGATTGGTTTGCATTTCAGGGTTCCCAGTCAGGAGTACATCATGGAGAGGCTAGTTTTAGCATATTTACTACTGGTACAAAATGCAAGCAGGTTGCATTTGCTCAG gCCTTTTCCTCGCTTCCTAAAGTTCACGTCACTATGAAGCATGGAACTCCAAACCAAATGCAGGACGCCATGAATGTTTGGATCGAGCACGTTTCAACAACTCGGTTTGAAGTTTGTTTGCAAGAATGGAGGAAATTTGATGGACCGCATAGCAATCTATCTGTG AGCTGGATGGCGTACCAAGGTGACTATCCATCATCATGGCAAGTGAAAGTATCGTCAGAGGTCATGTTCTCTGAGAATGATGGACTAACTTTTGAAACCAATTTTGCCCTGTGCAAG AATGTGCGCTTTCCAAGTCCATACTACGCCCCACCATTAGTACTCGCTACTGCTTTCAATTGTGACTCAAACAATGGTGACCCAGTGTGTACACAGGAAACTCCTCTGAGTGTTTGGTTGGAG GAGGTGATGACCTTCCACTTTCGCGTATGTATAATAGATGACACTGGTTATGGTGGCCCGCGACGCAATGTGACTGTAAATTACTTGGTCATCGGAG atcttCATCCTTGCATAGATATAGAGTGCGAGAAATTTGGTCATTGTGTGGCAATATCCCCACACGAATACACTTGCCAATGTAACACAAGCTGCCCTTCTTATGAAGAACAGGTCTGTGCTTCTAATGGCAGAACATTCTCCAACTTGTGCCttctaaataaagaaatatgtgaTACAGATGCAAACTTTACCATCTATCATCCAGGAAGCTGCACAG GTTTTCCGTTTCAGACAGGGAGACACAAATTCCAGAACATTCCAATTTGGGCAGAGGATCAGTGCGAGACTTTTAACTTTCAGCGGTTCGTGTTCTACCCACACAGTAAAATACACGTGCAACTCACAGTCAATCATGTAAATTATTCGGATGCTTCTTTTGTTCACGAAGCTGTTACAGCTTGGGTTGAAAGCGTTAACACTACTCAGTTTACAGCCTGTGTCACTCGAGCAGGAAGAAATGACTACCCTGCAGACAGTTTTGCTTCGGTTGATTGGATTGCATATCAAGGTGCTCCCACAGGAGGAATTTCTGGTGAAGAACTATTTCCCACTTGGTGGACTGGGGCTATTTGTCAAACTGTTACTATTCCCAGC GGAACATATTCCAATCCACCAACGGTATTTGTGACGGCTAAACACCACAGGAAGGGTCTGAAGCATGATGCTGCGAGTGTTTGGCTCGAAGACGTATCAGCAGCCTCCTTCAAAATCTGCTTGAGGGAGCTTCAAAACTTCGCTGGTGTTCATGAAGAAATTTCAGTT GACTGGTTAACATTTGATCGCCCTCCGGAACCTCTGATTACAGAGCATAATGACGAATATTTCCCAAATAACGGCCCACCTCCAAGGAGTCATAACTTTGCCTTCTGTCAG GACATGGAATTTACTCAGAACTACACCAAACCGCCGATAGTTCTGCTTACTGCAAAACATTCTACCCGTGGGCAAGACTCTACCGCTGCAGAATGCAATGGAATCGAAAGTTGGGTAGAG tttgtAACCAACACAAGTTTTAGAATGTGTGTCAAAGAACTTTTCATTCAACGATTTGATCCTCTTACCGTATCGTACGCAGTGTTGCCAG AAGACATATGTCAGGACGATTGGACGTATTACAATGGGTATTGCTATAGAGAAGTCTTGTCATGTGACTCGTGGGAAAATAGTCAGGAGACATGTGCTTCCCTGGACGCAAATCTTCCCAGCATACACAGCAAAGAAGAAAACGTATTTGTTCAAAGTCTACACGGCAGTACACAATCGTGGCTGGGTCTGTCGGATAATTTCACCGAAGGTTCGTTCGTCTGGAGCGATGAGACCCCTTTAGACTTCCATTACTGGGCAGAAGGACAACCAAACAATTTGCACAACCAAGACTGTGTTCACACTCTTGGTTTCCTTAATGAGTTTACTTGGAATGACGTAAATTGTACAGACTGCCACGGATTCACTTGTAAGAAAG ATTACAATGAGTGCCAATATTTCGCTGACTCCTGTCCAGCAGGTGCGACTTGCGTGAACAGCTATGGTTCCTTCACTTGTGTATGCCCCACTGGATATACCTTCGAAGAGGGAGACTGTCTAG ATGTAGACGAGTGTCAGTCAGGTTTGTTTTCCTGCCATGCGCAAGCCCAGTGTGTGAATACTCAAGGATCTTACGAATGTAGATGCTTACCTGGTTATGCAGGGGATGGTACTTTTGCATGTGCAG ACGTGGACGAGTGTCAATCAGGATCTCATTCCTGTCATGCACAAGCTAAGTGCTTGAACATACAAGGCTCCTACGAATGTAGATGTTTGTCCGGATATTTGGGGGATGGTCGTGCCACATGTGCAG ACATAAACGAGTGTCAACTTGGATCATATTCCTGTCATTCAAATGCCAGGTGCATCAATACACAAGGCTCTTACGATTGCGAATGTGTGCGTGGATATTCAGGAGATGGTCTACACACATGCTCAG ATACAAACGAGTGTATAACGGGATCTCGTTCTTGTGCTTCCAACGCCAATTGTGTTAATACAATCGGCTCGTACGACTGTCGATGTCAGCCTGGATTTCAAGGGAACGGTCGGTATCGTTGTTCAG ATGTAGACGAGTGTGAAACGGAATCGTATCCTTGCCACTCAAACGCCAAGTGTTTCAACACAATTGGCTCATATTACTGCAGATGTTTTGCTGGATATAGAGGGAATGGCTGGCATTACTGCAATGCAG